Proteins from a single region of Primulina tabacum isolate GXHZ01 chromosome 5, ASM2559414v2, whole genome shotgun sequence:
- the LOC142546360 gene encoding UDP-glucuronic acid decarboxylase 1-like, whose translation MKQLHKQSSYRRGEEMPISQTPPYSPKSLKHTRSIQRSISYLLREQRLLFILVGILIASTFFIIQPSLSRLSSASSSSVDPRHRISAESHDSIVNNEGGGDAGRKYENLVGRSPYFNGVGRVPVGIGGKRKRVVVTGGAGFVGSHLVDKLIAGGDDVIVIDNFFTGRKENVVHLLGNPRFELIRHDVVEPILLEVDQIYHLACPASPVHYKYNPVKTIISLLKLLTNVMGTLNMLGLAKRVGARFLLTSTSEVYGDPLEHPQKETYWGHVNPIGERSCYDEGKRTAETLAMDYHRGAGVEVRIARIFNTYGPRMCLDDGRVVSNFVSQAIRKQPMTVYGDGKQTRSFQYVSDLVDGLVALMEGDHVGPFNLGNPGEFTMLELAEVVKETIDPSATIEFRPNTADDPHKRKPDIGKAKEFLNWEPKISLREGLPRMVSDFRNRILNEDEGKGN comes from the exons ATGAAGCAATTGCACAAGCAATCGAGCTACCGAAGAGGCGAAGAAATGCCGATATCTCAGACCCCACCATACTCCCCAAAATCCCTGAAACACACGCGTTCGATCCAGAGATCCATCAGTTACCTCCTCAGGGAGCAGCGTCTTCTCTTTATTCTTGTTGGCATTTTGATCGCCTCCACTTTCTTCATCATCCAGCCCTCTCTCTCCCGCCTGTCTTCCGCCAGCTCTTCATCCGTAGATCCCCGGCATAGAATCTCCGCCGAAAGTCATGATTCGATCGTTAATAATGAGGGTGGCGGTGATGCGGGTCGGAAATATGAGAATCTGGTGGGTCGTAGCCCGTATTTTAATGGGGTGGGGAGAGTTCCGGTCGGCATAGGGGGGAAGAGGAAGAGGGTTGTCGTAACCGGCGGTGCGGGGTTCGTGGGAAGTCATTTGGTGGATAAGTTGATTGCCGGAGGGGATGATGTGATTGTGATTGATAACTTTTTTACGGGGAGAAAGGAGAATGTGGTGCATTTGCTTGGGAATCCGAGGTTCGAATTGATTCGGCACGATGTCGTTGAGCCGATTCTGCTGGAGGTGGATCAGATCTACCATTTAGCTTGCCCTGCATCGCCGGTGCATTATAAGTACAATCCGGTCAAGACCATCATATCCTTGTTGAAATTGTTG ACTAACGTAATGGGTACATTGAATATGTTGGGTCTTGCAAAGAGGGTTGGTGCGAGATTCCTTCTCACTAGTACAAGCGAGGTATATGGTGATCCTCTCGAGCATCCACAGAAGGAAACATATTGGGGGCATGTAAACCCGATTG GTGAGCGGAGTTGCTATGATGAAGGTAAACGAACAGCTGAGACTTTAGCTATGGATTATCATCGTGGCGCTGGAGTAGAG GTACGCATTGCACGTATTTTTAATACATATGGACCTCGCATGTGTCTGGATGACGGGCGTGTTGTCAGCAACTTCGTCTCACAG GCCATACGCAAACAACCTATGACGGTATACGGCGATGGGAAGCAAACACGTAGCTTCCAATACGTATCTGATTTG GTTGATGGATTGGTGGCATTAATGGAAGGCGATCATGTTGGCCCTTTCAACTTGGGTAACCCCGGAGAATTCACCATGTTGGAGCTTGCTGAG GTTGTCAAAGAGACCATCGATCCAAGTGCAACGATAGAATTCAGACCAAACACCGCTGATGACCCTCATAAAAGGAAGCCGGACATTGGTAAAGCAAAAGAGTTTCTCAACTGGGAGCCGAAGATTTCCTTGCGAGAGGGGTTACCTCGAATGGTCTCTGATTTTCGAAACCGTATCTTGAACGAAGATGAAGGGAAGGGAAACTAG
- the LOC142546354 gene encoding putative pectate lyase 4 — MYICVYVCIDSGCSTTKISTPFGELDMGLSLPYGHVDSSLRALSGQAEGFGRSAVGGQNGAVYRVTTLADDGPGSLRDGCRKKEPLWIIFEISGTIKLSSTLSVSSYKTIDGRGQKIKLTEKGLRLKECEHVIICNIILEGGRGHDVDAIQIKPKSKHIWIDRCSLSDYSDGLIDITLESTDITVSRCHFSNHDKTILIGADPSNTCDRCMRVTIHHCFFDGTRQRHPRVRFGRVHLYNNYSRCWGIYAVCASVDSQIYSQRNIYEAGQKKVAFKYLMEKAADKADECSGCIISEGDLFVCGTQSGLKPLPTETCVFRPCEYYQTWTAEAPTEDLKHFLQHCTGWQRIPLPVETPCS, encoded by the exons atgtatatatgtgtatatgtatgtatagacTCGGGATGTTCCACAACAAAAATCTCCACCCCATTTGGAGAACTCGACATGGGGTTGAGTTTGCCTTATGGCCATGTCGACTCCAGCTTGCGGGCTTTATCCGGACAAGCAGAGGGCTTCGGCCGCTCCGCAGTCGGAGGGCAGAACGGTGCCGTTTATCGTGTCACCACCCTCGCCG ATGATGGACCAGGTTCACTACGTGATGGGTGCCGCAAAAAAGAACCTTTATGGATCATCTTTGAAATTTCGGGAACCATCAAACTCTCCTCAACTTTAAGTGTATCATCCTACAAAACAATCGATGGGCGCGGCCAGAAGATTAAACTCACTGAAAAGGGCCTAAGATTAAAGGAGTGTGAGCATGTGATAATATGCAATATCATCCTCGAAGGTGGCAGAGGACACGACGTGGATGCGATTCAGATCAAGCCAAAATCCAAGCACATATGGATAGATCGTTGCAGCCTCAGCGATTACTCTGACGGACTGATAGATATCACACTCGAAAGCACCGATATTACAGTTTCTCG GTGCCACTTCTCGAATCATGATAAAACGATACTTATCGGGGCGGATCCTTCCAACACCTGTGACAGATGTATGAGGGTTACAATTCACCATTGTTTCTTTGATGGGACTCGGCAGAGGCACCCAAGGGTTCGATTCGGGAGAGTACACTTGTACAATAACTATAGCAGATGTTGGGGAATTTATGCTGTTTGTGCAAGTGTTGACTCACAG atATACTCACAACGCAACATATATGAAGCTGGACAAAAGAAGGTGGCCTTTAAATATCTCATGGAGAAG GCAGCGGACAAGGCAGACGAATGCAGTGGGTGCATCATTTCCGAAGGCGACTTGTTTGTTTGTGGAACTCAGTCTGGCTTAAAGCCCCTTCCGACTGAAACTTGTGTGTTTCGTCCCTGCGAGTACTACCAGACCTGGACCGCGGAAGCTCCCACAGAAGATCTCAAACATTTTCTTCAACACTGCACAGGGTGGCAACGCATCCCTCTTCCTGTTGAAACACCATGTTCCTGA
- the LOC142546352 gene encoding ABC transporter G family member 6-like, which translates to MPINEHDNCSSVASDQPFLCPKQAMELQEFTTRKPEQIRSNRLGELFQHVGDSTMESSHQVLNVQEPIFQPASLPFILSFHNLTYSVKERRRIVPEFFSRSDPTNAHESLSGNSLEDKSRMKVLLNEISGEAREGEIMAVLGASGSGKSTLIDALADRIARESLKGTITLNGEVLESKLLKVISAYVMQDDLLFPMLTVEETLMFSAEFRLPGNMSKSRKRARVEALIDQLGLRNAARTVIGDKGHRGVSGGERRRVSIGTDIIHDPILLFLDEPTSGLDSTSAYMVVKVLQRIAQSGSIVIMSIHQPSYRILSLLDRLIILSRGQTVYSGSPRILPQFFEEFGKPIPLNDDKTEFALDYIRELEGISGGTKNLVDFNKEWQKKRNPPRMNSNWPKISLKEAISASISMGKLVSGATNIVNSNLSSSVPLFANPVWKEIIVIANRSITNSRRAPELFGVRFTAVLVTGIILATIFWRLDNTPKGVQERLGFFAFAMSTTFYTCAEAIPIFLLERYIFMRETAYNAYRRSSYVLSHAIISIPALVILSLTFAVTTYWAVGLSGGMPGFLFFFTLILASFWAGSSFVTFLSGIVTNVMMAYTVVVAILAYFLLFSGFFISRDRIPPYWIWFHYASLVKYPYQGVLQNEFADPNKCFVRGIQVFDNSPLKNLPDSLKLKLLQSMSKSLGIKITSSTCLTTGADILKQAGVTDISKWNCLWIIVALGFFFRVLFYFTLLIGSKNKRR; encoded by the coding sequence ATGCCTATAAATGAACATGATAATTGTTCTTCTGTGGCCAGTGACCAGCCATTTTTATGCCCTAAACAAGCCATGGAGCTCCAAGAATTTACAACCCGAAAACCGGAGCAAATCCGCTCAAATAGGCTCGGCGAGCTTTTTCAGCACGTGGGAGACTCAACAATGGAGTCTTCACACCAAGTTCTTAATGTACAAGAACCTATTTTTCAGCCTGCTTCATTACCCTTCATTCTTTCCTTTCATAACCTCACGTATAGCGTAAAAGAGCGTCGCCGAATCGTTCCCGAATTTTTTAGCAGGAGTGATCCTACGAATGCTCATGAATCTTTGTCTGGTAACTCGTTGGAGGACAAATCACGGATGAAAGTTTTACTGAACGAGATCTCCGGTGAGGCGAGGGAAGGCGAGATCATGGCGGTTCTTGGGGCGAGTGGGTCGGGGAAATCAACCCTGATCGATGCGTTGGCTGATCGTATAGCTCGCGAAAGCCTCAAAGGAACAATTACTTTGAATGGTGAAGTTTTGGAATCCAAGCTTCTGAAAGTAATATCAGCGTATGTTATGCAAGATGACTTGCTGTTTCCCATGTTGACTGTTGAAGAAACCCTAATGTTTTCAGCAGAATTCAGGCTTCCAGGAAACATGTCCAAGTCAAGAAAGAGAGCTAGAGTTGAAGCTCTGATCGATCAATTAGGCCTTCGAAATGCTGCGAGGACTGTGATTGGAGATAAAGGCCACCGAGGGGTGTCAGGAGGCGAGAGGCGTCGAGTTTCAATCGGAACGGACATAATTCATGACCCTATCCTCCTGTTTCTTGACGAGCCCACATCAGGTCTTGACTCCACAAGTGCTTACATGGTGGTGAAAGTACTGCAGAGAATCGCACAGAGTGGAAGCATCGTTATTATGTCGATTCATCAGCCAAGTTACAGGATTCTGAGTTTATTAGACCGTCTGATCATTCTATCTCGTGGACAAACAGTGTATAGCGGATCTCCAAGGATTCTCCCTCAATTCTTTGAAGAATTTGGGAAACCGATCCCTTTAAATGATGATAAAACTGAATTTGCTCTTGATTACATCCGAGAGCTCGAAGGAATCTCGGGAGGAACCAAGAATCTGGTGGATTTCAATAAAGAATGGCAAAAGAAGAGGAACCCTCCACGCATGAACTCTAATTGGCCAAAAATATCACTCAAGGAAGCCATAAGTGCAAGCATTTCAATGGGGAAACTGGTTTCTGGAGCCACAAATATTGTGAACTCAAACCTCTCATCCTCAGTCCCATTATTTGCAAACCCCGTCTGGAAAGAAATAATCGTCATAGCAAACCGATCAATCACGAATTCTAGACGAGCTCCTGAGCTATTCGGAGTTCGATTTACTGCAGTTCTTGTCACTGGAATCATACTGGCCACCATTTTCTGGCGCCTCGATAATACACCAAAAGGTGTTCAAGAAAGATTAGGTTTTTTCGCCTTCGCCATGTCCACGACCTTCTATACATGCGCGGAAGCTATCCCGATCTTTCTCCTCGAAAGATACATTTTCATGAGGGAAACAGCTTACAATGCATACCGTCGTTCTTCCTACGTTCTTTCTCACGCAATAATCTCCATTCCAGCTCTGGTGATCCTATCCCTCACATTCGCTGTCACCACGTATTGGGCAGTGGGACTATCCGGTGGCATGCCCGGATTCCTCTTCTTCTTCACACTCATCTTAGCCTCCTTCTGGGCCGGAAGCTCGTTCGTAACATTCCTTTCAGGAATCGTGACCAACGTGATGATGGCTTACACGGTTGTCGTAGCAATCTTAGCATACTTTTTGCTATTCAGCGGCTTCTTCATTTCGCGAGATCGAATTCCACCGTACTGGATTTGGTTCCACTATGCTTCTTTAGTGAAGTACCCGTATCAAGGAGTGCTGCAAAACGAATTCGCGGATCCGAACAAGTGTTTTGTGAGGGGCATTCAGGTTTTTGATAATTCACCATTGAAGAATCTTCCTGATTCTTTGAAGCTGAAGCTGCTGCAATCCATGAGCAAATCTCTGGGAATCAAGATCACGAGTTCAACATGCTTGACGACTGGTGCAGATATACTGAAACAAGCTGGGGTTACTGATATAAGCAAATGGAATTGCTTGTGGATTATTGTGGCTTTAGGATTCTTCTTCAGAGTTTTGTTTTACTTTACTTTGTTGATTGGAAGCAAAAACAAGagaaggtaa
- the LOC142546353 gene encoding phosphatidate phosphatase PAH1-like encodes MNVVGKFGSIITQGMYSVATPFHPFGGAVDIIVVKQHDGTFRSTPWYVRFGKFQGVLKGAEKVVRIEVNGVEANFHMYLDNSGEAYFVREVDPEKDGDEGCKDSDKLEASINDDEELKGGEFHRSETNEYNDGEVEVRDERVTLGMDRLERDDSDVERIFYEFQDDQFSLEDSVEFSEYGSGRFDNLGNMEHVLESQDSNSEVILVSVDGHILTAPISSSERNAENVQLSTPQFHLGPGEGTEDYNGGEASWPADLLSEIDASHKVTSINMHEANNGNLSLSSLPHLETCMIDQEHPYSEQGTPDSSHLDREHNIDSTSDIASKPFNRNEVFKSCVELPELAIQPTDEDEEHMNSSLEVLDKSPRSPLLNDESEEGNKELSRNNDGVFPQDSGFHSSSPLPEFKVEPKSHRRKTSDTEYDGSVSLAVQSDNNDPEPPIQADVDLASVRMHSGEGASASEEECSKSEHLENYTGASIKGLEISLCGNLLHAGMGSSAAEDAFHANYISMEEFKISAASILKNENLVLRIQGKYLKWEKAAHVILGIAAFGLSLPIEPQDVIPVEKKTPESKVDDSDMTSTPSRSWRLWPIPFRRVKTLEHTGSNSSKEEAFVDPGSVSQSQPEEPSSIVHSDTESPRKQIIRTNVPTIDQIASLNLKEGQNMVNFIFSTRVLGSQKVEAHIYLWKWNTRIVISDVDGTITRSDVLGQFMPLVGRDWTHSGIARLFSAIKENGYQLLFLSARAIVQAYLTKSFLFNLKQDGKSLPNGPVVISPDGLFPSLYREVIRRAPHEFKIACLEDIKALFPSDYNPFYAGFGNRDTDELSYRKIGIPKGKIFIINPKGEVAINHRIDVKSYTSLHTLVNDMFPPTSLVEQEDFNSWNYWKTPLPDIEGL; translated from the exons ATGAATGTGGTGGGTAAATTTGGCAGTATTATTACCCAAGGAATGTACTCTGTTGCCACCCCATTTCATCCATTTGGTGGGGCGGTGGACATAATTGTTGTCAAGCAGCATGATGGGACCTTTAGGAGTACGCCTTGGTACGTGCGATTCGGTAAGTTTCAGGGTGTTCTTAAAGGGGCTGAGAAGGTAGTTCGAATAGAAGTTAATGGTGTTGAAGCCAATTTCCATATGTATCTTGATAACTCTGGTGAAGCTTATTTTGTTCGAGAAGTTGATCCAGAGAAGGATGGTGATGAGGGTTGCAAGGACTCAGATAAACTCGAAGCCAGCATTAATGATGATGAAGAACTAAAAGGAGGTGAATTTCACAGATCGGAGACTAATGAGTATAATGATGGTGAGGTGGAGGTGCGAGATGAACGTGTTACCCTTGGCATGGACAGGTTAGAGAGGGATGATTCTGATGTGGAGAGAATATTTTACGAGTTTCAAGACGACCAATTTTCACTGGAGGATTCAGTCGAGTTTTCTGAATATGGTTCTGGTAGATTTGACAATTTAGGGAACATGGAACATGTTTTAGAGTCACAGGATTCAAATTCAGAGGTCATTTTGGTGAGTGTTGATGGGCATATATTGACAGCGCCTATATCATCATCCGAGAGGAATGCCGAAAATGTGCAACTAAGCACGCCTCAATTTCACCTTGGCCCAGGTGAGGGGACTGAAGATTACAACGGAGGTGAAGCTTCTTGGCCCGCTGATTTATTGAGTGAAATTGATGCCTCTCATAAAGTTACCTCCATCAATATGCATGAAGCAAATAATGGGAATTTGTCTTTGTCTTCTTTACCACATTTAGAAACTTGTATGATAGATCAAGAGCATCCATATAGTGAACAAGGAACTCCAGACTCCAGTCATCTGGACAGAGAACATAATATTGACAGCACTTCCGATATTGCATCTAAACCATTTAATAGGAATGAAGTTTTTAAAAGCTGCGTGGAGCTTCCGGAATTGGCAATCCAGCCTACCGATGAGGATGAAGAACATATGAATTCTTCGTTAGAAGTTCTTGACAAGTCTCCTCGAAGTCCTCTTCTAAATGATGAATCTGAAGAGGGAAACAAAGAACTATCAAGAAACAACGATGGAGTATTCCCTCAAGATTCTGGATTTCATAGCAGTTCCCCTTTACCAGAGTTTAAGGTTGAACCTAAATCCCACCGTAGAAAAACTTCTGATACAGAATATGATGGTTCAGTTAGCCTCGCGGTCCAGTCTGATAACAATGATCCAGAACCGCCGATACAAGCGGATGTAGATCTAGCATCCGTGAGAATGCATAGTGGTGAGGGAGCTTCTGCTTCTGAAGAAGAATGTAGTAAAAGTGAGCACCTTGAAAATTACACTGGAGCTTCTATTAAAG GGCTGGAGATATCTCTTTGCGGAAACTTGCTTCATGCTGGAATGGGTTCAAGTGCAGCGGAAGATGCCTTTCATGCAAACTACATATCAATGGAGGAATTTAAGATTTCTGCCGCTTCGATTTTGAAGAATGAAAACTTAGTCCTAAGAATACAGGGGAAGTACTTAAAATGGGAAAAAGCAGCACATGTCATTCTTGGTATAGCCGCTTTTGGTTTGAGTCTTCCAATTGAGCCACAAGATGTAATCCCTGTGGAAAAAAAGACGCCAGAATCGAAGGTAGATGATTCTGATATGACTTCAACTCCATCACGAAGTTGGAGGCTCTGGCCAATCCCATTTAGAAGAGTCAAAACACTTGAGCATACAGGTAGTAACTCATCAAAAGAAGAAGCATTTGTTGATCCTGGATCAGTCTCACAGAGCCAACCTGAAGAACCGAGTTCAATAGTCCATTCAGACACAGAGTCTCCACGAAAGCAAATTATAAGGACCAATGTCCCCACAATTGACCAAATAGCATCTTTGAATCTCAAAGAGGGGCAGAATATGGTTAATTTCATTTTCTCGACAAGAGTTCTTGGATCCCAAAAG GTTGAAGCTCATATATACCTGTGGAAGTGGAATACAAGAATTGTTATTTCTGATGTTGATGGGACAATTACCAG GTCTGACGTTCTTGGTCAGTTTATGCCGTTAGTGGGAAGGGACTGGACTCATTCTGGAATAGCTCGTCTTTTTTCGGCTATAAAG GAGAATGGATACCAGCTCTTATTTTTGAGTGCCCGTGCAATCGTTCAAGCATACTTGACGAAAAGCTTTTTGTTCAATCTTAAGCAG GATGGCAAAAGCTTACCAAATGGACCTGTTGTTATTTCTCCAGATGGCTTATTTCCCTCACTGTATCGAGAAG TCATAAGAAGAGCTCCTCATGAATTCAAGATTGCCTGTTTAGAG GATATTAAGGCTCTATTCCCTTCTGATTATAACCCGTTTTACGCGGGTTTTGGAAATAGAGACACTGATGAGCTTAGTTACCGGAAAATAGGTATTCCGAAGGGCAAGATTTTCATCATCAACCCTAAG GGCGAAGTGGCCATTAATCATCGCATCGATGTCAAATCATACACTTCATTGCACACATTAGTGAATGACATGTTTCCGCCTACTTCGCTCGTCGAGCAG GAAGATTTTAACTCGTGGAATTACTGGAAAACGCCCTTGCCCGATATTGAGGGACTGTAG
- the LOC142546355 gene encoding exocyst complex component EXO70H1-like gives MATKTMRTLLFSPKSFSSSSSNSPSSPSRYGFSPSRPSFHESVMERTLDMAEPFIMKWNTETPILSRNVTPLFHGNRREARDFLKCVNNLHRAMQLLNIENSSSERLIRAQNLMQTAMKRLQKEFYQILSTNRAYLDPESVSARSPSSSSMASSLSDFEDSCSDDEIKAAAFSEVEDVAGLAMEDLRLIAECMISSGYVRECLKIYQIIRQSVVDEGIYRLGVEKFTLSQIHKMDQEGLDLRINNWLNALKVSVKTLFNGERILCDHVFAISDSIRESCFAEIAKGGAMILFEFPENIAKKSRRSPEHIFRPLEMYAAISDHWTEIDSIFSSNPTASIKSQAMTSLIHLAEFVRSSFDDFESAISKDSSKPPISCAGIHSLTTQVLNHLSLLSDYSNVLADIFADSAKSSFPGFQVGFPDESPAVSQRVARLILALLCKLEAKAKQCKNANLANLFLAKNLQHVVVKVRSSNLKYLVGEEWLIKHDSMVKQLLPK, from the coding sequence ATGGCGACAAAAACCATGAGAACCTTACTATTTTCACCAAAATCTTTCTCTTCATCATCTTCCAACTCTCCATCTTCTCCTTCGCGATACGGGTTTTCTCCATCTCGCCCGAGTTTCCACGAATCAGTCATGGAGCGGACTCTGGATATGGCGGAACCATTCATCATGAAATGGAACACTGAGACACCAATACTCTCAAGGAATGTCACTCCTCTGTTCCACGGCAACAGACGAGAGGCCAGAGATTTCCTCAAATGCGTCAACAATCTGCATCGGGCAATGCAGCTCTTGAATATAGAGAATTCCAGCTCCGAGAGGCTAATCCGCGCCCAGAATTTGATGCAAACTGCCATGAAGAGGCTGCAGAAGGAGTTCTACCAGATTTTATCCACGAATCGTGCTTATCTCGACCCAGAATCCGTCTCGGCTCGATCTCCTTCCAGCAGCTCGATGGCATCCAGCTTGTCGGATTTCGAAGACAGTTGCAGCGATGATGAAATCAAAGCTGCGGCGTTCTCGGAAGTTGAAGATGTCGCTGGTTTGGCAATGGAGGATCTGAGATTGATCGCCGAGTGCATGATTTCGTCTGGTTATGTGAGGGAATGCTTGAAAATATACCAAATCATTCGGCAATCTGTTGTTGATGAAGGAATTTACAGGCTCGGAGTGGAGAAATTTACCCTTTCGCAAATTCACAAAATGGATCAGGAAGGTTTGGATTTGAGAATCAACAATTGGCTCAATGCATTGAAAGTTTCTGTGAAGACCCTCTTCAACGGGGAGAGGATACTCTGCGATCACGTCTTCGCCATCTCCGATTCGATCCGAGAATCGTGCTTCGCGGAGATCGCGAAAGGAGGAGCCATGATTCTGTTCGAGTTCCCAGAAAACATTGCGAAAAAGAGCAGAAGATCTCCGGAGCATATCTTCCGCCCACTCGAAATGTATGCCGCCATCTCCGATCACTGGACGGAAATCGACTCAATCTTCTCCTCCAATCCGACGGCCAGCATCAAATCCCAGGCGATGACGTCGCTCATCCATCTCGCCGAATTCGTGCGCTCCTCATTCGACGACTTCGAGTCCGCAATATCGAAGGATTCATCCAAACCGCCGATCTCCTGCGCCGGGATTCACAGTCTGACGACCCAAGTGTTGAATCACTTGTCACTCCTCTCCGATTACAGCAACGTTCTGGCGGATATCTTCGCCGATTCTGCGAAGAGCTCGTTTCCGGGCTTTCAGGTCGGATTTCCCGACGAATCTCCGGCGGTTTCTCAGAGAGTGGCGAGGCTCATTTTAGCCCTCCTCTGCAAGCTAGAGGCCAAAGCAAAGCAATGCAAAAATGCGAATCTTGCTAACTTGTTCCTAGCCAAGAATCTCCAACACGTCGTCGTAAAAGTCCGGAGCTCCAATCTTAAATATCTTGTGGGAGAAGAATGGTTGATAAAGCACGACTCTATGGTGAAACAGTTGTTGCCAAAGTAG
- the LOC142546357 gene encoding uncharacterized protein LOC142546357, whose product MDPKSSRFRGYAGDESSYDAYGSDYESESDKFRLFHQSSLCDEKWCLYPSPILSESSVNKEAKKRLSERWKVTHRYQDVEIVSKGSTLGEMLAISERETRSKHSNAAASISGEGDLFGNSNGTALWDNTAGISSKDGWKNIVNGTSYRNRSIPPPMGGRSYKSSTCHEKLAGEKHLMDGETLRRGRSKVMKGNLSRIEKVSKDSKLLGKKHPLHRDLFINEKNASAEASFEIQMEANIKELSGQKPMFQIQGEDEICESIVSDALTIGDPGGTTSFSKSSESLPKQSLLPKQSFSILDEDCSLAHDQDDSILQELQKRPPEQGSPSSHFLGTELDSSESSKEADHPSPVSVLQVPFAEDVSSSSKSFEKVKAELHGMKPVSL is encoded by the exons ATGGATCCGAAGTCGTCTCGATTCAGAGGATATGCCGGAGATGAAAGTTCCTATGATGCTTATGGAAGTGATTATGAGAGCGAGTCGGATAAGTTCAGATTATTTCATCAAAGTTCCTTATGTGATGAGAAATGGTGCTTATATCCATCTCCTATTTTGTCTGAGTCATCTGTCAACAAGGAGGCAAAAAAGAGATTATCTGAGAGGTGGAAGGTGACTCACAGATACCAAGATGTGGAAATTGTTAGTAAGGGTAGCACACTAGGGGAAATGCTTGCCATATCTGAAAGAGAAACCAGGTCTAAACATTCGAATGCCGCGGCGAGTATCAGTGGAGAAGGCGATCTATTTGGTAATAGTAATGGAACTGCTTTGTGGGATAATACTGCAGGCATCAGTAGCAAAGATGGCTGGAAGAATATAGTTAATGGAACTTCATACAGGAATAGATCAATTCCTCCACCTATGGGTGGGAGAAGTTACAAAAGTAGCACATGTCATGAGAAATTGGCCGGGGAAAAACATCTGATGGATGGAGAAACTTTGCGTCGTGGTAGAAGTAAGGTTATGAAGGGAAATCTAAGTCGGATAgaaaaagtttcaaaagattCCAAATTGCTCGGCAAGAAGCACCCCCTGCATCGGGACTTATTTATCAATGAGAAAAATGCTTCAGCAGAAGCCAGTTTTGAGATTCAAATGGAGGCAAACATTAAGGAATTGTCTGGACAAAAGCCTATGTTTCAGATCCAAGGAGAGGATGAAATTTGCGAGAGCATCGTGTCTGATGCTTTGACCATTGGTGATCCTGGAGGCACAACCTCGTTTTCGAAATCTTCTGAGTCACTTCCTAAACAATCATTACTTCCTAAACAATCATTTTCCATTTTAGATGAAGATTGCTCGCTTGCTCATGATCAAGATGATTCAATTCTTCAG GAACTACAAAAGAGACCGCCTGAACAAGGTTCTCCATCCTCACACTTCCTTGGAACTGAGCTGGATTCTTCAGAAAGCTCCAAGGAAGCGGATCATCCTAGTCCAGTATCCGTCCTCCAGGTCCCTTTTGCAGAAGACGTGTCATCTAGTTCTAAAAGTTTTGAGAAAGTGAAGGCTGAACTTCATGGTATGAAGCCAGTTTCTCTGTAA